From Microbacterium sp. YJN-G, a single genomic window includes:
- a CDS encoding serine hydrolase domain-containing protein produces MGFDSAFDWARRHVQAERLPTAVLGVATADGIVALDGFGAQTDAVYPLFSITKALVGITAARAVERGLLTPETPLTAALPEFGAGRDDIVRLRHLVSHTSGITEVPLDSAALPLRATLISQGRDFAAGTASRYSTLAFEGVAALTEHATGTAWDVDTARWAASVGADGLTLDAEGSVDVTDAAASGVDMDRFRATRAPGAGLLGRAEDLLRIGAELLRVHAGAADGILSPATLRMMRMPLTGDIPRLEPYPAERGQDWGFTFNLRTRAPGLIDRDVYGHGGWAGTEFWVHPGAGLCWVLLTNRVNRPGVDADELDNAVVSGR; encoded by the coding sequence ATGGGTTTCGACAGCGCCTTCGACTGGGCCCGCCGGCACGTGCAGGCCGAGCGGCTGCCCACCGCGGTGCTCGGTGTCGCCACCGCCGACGGGATCGTCGCCCTCGACGGCTTCGGCGCGCAGACGGATGCCGTGTATCCGCTGTTCTCGATCACGAAGGCGCTCGTCGGCATCACCGCCGCCCGCGCCGTCGAACGAGGACTGCTCACCCCGGAGACGCCGCTGACCGCGGCGCTGCCGGAGTTCGGCGCGGGCCGCGACGACATCGTGCGACTGCGCCACCTGGTCAGCCACACCTCCGGCATCACCGAGGTGCCGCTCGACAGCGCCGCGCTCCCCCTGCGCGCGACCCTGATCAGCCAGGGCCGCGACTTCGCCGCCGGCACCGCCTCGCGCTACTCGACACTGGCGTTCGAGGGTGTCGCCGCGCTCACCGAGCATGCCACCGGCACCGCCTGGGACGTCGACACCGCCCGGTGGGCGGCATCCGTGGGGGCGGACGGTCTCACCCTGGATGCCGAGGGCTCGGTCGACGTGACGGATGCCGCGGCATCCGGCGTCGACATGGATCGCTTCCGCGCCACCCGCGCGCCGGGCGCGGGCTTGCTCGGACGCGCGGAGGATCTGCTGCGCATCGGCGCGGAGCTGCTGCGCGTCCACGCCGGCGCGGCCGACGGCATCCTCTCCCCCGCGACGCTGCGGATGATGCGGATGCCGCTCACCGGCGACATCCCGCGGCTCGAGCCGTACCCGGCCGAGCGCGGGCAGGACTGGGGCTTCACGTTCAACCTGCGCACCCGGGCACCCGGGCTGATCGACCGCGACGTGTACGGGCACGGCGGCTGGGCGGGCACCGAGTTCTGGGTGCACCCGGGCGCGGGGCTGTGCTGGGTGCTGCTGACCAACCGGGTGAACCGGCCCGGCGTCGACGCCGACGAGCTCGACAACGCGGTGGTCTCGGGCCGATGA
- a CDS encoding fibronectin type III domain-containing protein, which translates to MESPRSAPATPLRRRTLGAISGATITLVVAATLSAVPAAAALAPADDGAWRFDFGTPTSPVADGHQQVTMASLYTAETGWGITVADGVTLFDRDRTGNRTPADPVAEDFVAGLDWGFQLDDVPTAEYDVTITIGDALTGTSGTNATVTLEGTAQTRLTTSGGGTTTETFRTAVEDGQLTVGFTGSGLGAYLNGLVVTPVVPAVPAGFALTGIAWNAVDLSWSASDGASAYRVLRAPVTGETVGDLQQIAEIDTTSYSDTAVAEGDSFAYAVEAVNSYGLVSARTATVLSGPIPALTAPTTPADLAVAEVTKDAVSLTWAPAPNAEEYVVERAGADGVFTELATVTAPAHTDPVDTTQEWSYRVTARNAAGTSAASEPVTSTVYVAPVPLPEGDRVVFDFGPGALAEGAIAVTSTTSFSDEWGYGFSTAPASTEADVDRGGDDPLRSDYVAAQGGTFEVQLGAGDYTVALIAGDSAASSEISITAESIAKVQTTAKPAGEHLEMVFPIALIDGRLTLQIGGSAAALDALTITRQAPRLEGALPTVYIAGDSTVQTYADVFAPQAGWGQMIDRFFAGDIAFANHAIGGRSSKNFITQGRLDEILRGIRPGDYLFVQFGHNDATQGVDDRYASPADYKEYLRSYVQGARQRGATPVLVTPVSRRSFDAETGEFNVSFPDYVAKMTELAHEEVVDLVDLSASSRAYLNEIGPEAAKSVFLWVDPGIFPNRPSGTQDDTHFQEYGAIQMARLIAQDVAELDDPLAAKVTDIEPPASVPAAPADLVAGSISNAGALLKWSASATADIYRIERQAVADPDETWSLVTTTTQTSAVVQGLAEGTGYRYRVFAVNGRGTSAASNVVTFFTKQAKWKFDFQLSGNVLMTGYTEVNPDDAYDAETGFGFQTPLASNAGRDRGTAGGANDIERDFVLPGDSSTFVLDVPNGTYSVKTYSGDWIGTTRTNFDIEGRSFGSGNAGAGSVNASVRGPVLVTDGQLTVRVHGSAAGTRLNGLEITPILLGPAGLSATEVNADPAAPTVTLGWTDEPDLTWKVYRTSAFEKAATLLGETPTASFTDTTARLGLDYAYHVTAVDQTGLESVPSASVDVSLVDPDVTVPSAPTGVAVDHLDKREIALSWAQPSTAEYAMVFRSEIAGERGVLAGFTATNRFADTDVLTTIPYHYTVVAVNAGGVGPGSEQLITDATTVLQRQAEFLDRAPAAVETGDGVLISWRMLGTDPDAIGFHVYRDGERITGEPITDSTNLLDADGDTGSKYFVTRVLEGVEVTVTDEFAVQSGDHLSVPLDKPADAYTKDGQPYSYRANDASVGDVDGDGQYELLVKWDPTNSQDNSRSGYTGNVYLDAYRLDGTRLWRIDLGVNIRAGAHYTQFQVFDYDGDGRAEVMMKTTDGTIDGVGQPIGSASADWRSSAGYVLTGPEYLTVFDGETGAAIDTVDYVPARGDVGAWGDTYGNRVDRFLAATAYLDGERPSAVFSRGYYTRAVLAAYDFDGENLVQRWVIDSNDTESAALYGMGNHNLSVADVDGDQKDEIVFGSATVDDDGTLLYSTGLGHGDAIHLSDLVPSNPGLEVFAAHEDMNRSGNVGATMRDARTGDVLWSIPAARDTGRAASADIDPRYEGAEGWAVGGDAAWNSREGYLMSASGERIGSSIPAANFLAWFDGDPLREIVDHDWMEATRTGVPTVSKWNPQTGSAEPVLTANGALSNNDTKGTPNLQADLFGDWREEIAWRSEDSTELRIYSTTDPTEIRLRTLMHDPVYRLSVAWQNTGYNQPPQTSFFLGDGMEQPPAPRIAVTGDPTGAADTTAPVISGLPDDGMLLASSASYTVAVTADDPESGVRNLDIAFDGEPVAPGQTIDLDDLVGPHTLTVNAVNHDGLSARTAVQLLVYEDEGAKKAPARGVLSTDSGWEDGLHDGEYTVSMNLWHGVNGAVFRLYENGELISTELLDADSPNAQVATVRVSGKENGTYAYTGELINANGTTQTTSVRVKVTDAAPAAPVISHDNHDKDGEYTISTDLWWGTNAIGYRLFENGVVIDEQTLVADSPNAQHVQTPISGRTAGEYVYVAEFSNAAGSTTSQRITVTVR; encoded by the coding sequence GTGGAATCCCCACGCTCTGCACCAGCAACACCCCTGAGACGACGCACGCTCGGCGCCATATCCGGCGCCACCATCACCCTGGTCGTCGCCGCGACCCTGTCTGCCGTGCCCGCCGCGGCAGCCCTCGCTCCGGCTGATGACGGCGCGTGGCGGTTCGACTTCGGCACCCCGACCAGCCCGGTCGCCGACGGCCACCAGCAGGTCACGATGGCCTCGCTCTACACCGCCGAGACGGGCTGGGGCATCACCGTCGCAGACGGCGTGACGCTGTTCGACCGCGATCGCACCGGCAACCGCACCCCCGCCGATCCGGTGGCCGAGGACTTCGTCGCCGGCCTCGACTGGGGCTTCCAGCTCGACGACGTGCCCACCGCCGAGTACGACGTCACGATCACCATCGGCGACGCGCTGACCGGAACGTCGGGCACCAACGCCACCGTGACGCTCGAGGGCACCGCACAGACGCGGCTCACCACGAGCGGCGGCGGCACCACGACCGAGACCTTCCGCACCGCCGTCGAAGACGGCCAGCTCACCGTCGGCTTCACCGGCAGCGGTCTGGGCGCCTACCTCAACGGGCTCGTCGTCACCCCTGTGGTCCCCGCCGTCCCCGCCGGCTTCGCCCTCACCGGCATCGCCTGGAACGCGGTCGACCTCTCGTGGAGCGCCTCGGACGGCGCCTCCGCCTATCGAGTGCTGCGCGCCCCCGTCACCGGCGAGACCGTCGGCGACCTGCAGCAGATCGCCGAGATCGACACCACGAGCTACTCGGACACCGCCGTGGCCGAGGGCGACTCATTCGCCTACGCGGTCGAAGCGGTGAACTCCTACGGCCTGGTCTCGGCCCGCACCGCCACCGTGCTGAGCGGCCCGATCCCGGCGCTGACCGCTCCCACCACCCCGGCCGATCTCGCTGTCGCCGAGGTGACCAAGGACGCGGTCTCGCTGACCTGGGCACCCGCCCCGAACGCCGAGGAGTACGTCGTCGAGCGCGCCGGCGCCGACGGCGTGTTCACCGAGCTCGCCACGGTGACCGCACCCGCGCACACCGACCCCGTCGACACGACGCAGGAATGGTCCTACCGCGTGACCGCCCGCAACGCTGCCGGAACCTCCGCGGCATCCGAGCCGGTCACCTCCACGGTCTACGTCGCCCCGGTTCCGCTTCCGGAGGGCGACCGGGTCGTCTTCGACTTCGGCCCCGGTGCTCTCGCCGAGGGCGCCATCGCCGTCACCAGCACCACCTCGTTCTCGGACGAGTGGGGCTACGGCTTCAGCACGGCACCCGCCTCGACGGAGGCGGATGTCGATCGCGGCGGTGACGACCCGCTGCGCAGCGACTACGTCGCCGCCCAGGGCGGCACCTTCGAGGTGCAGCTGGGTGCCGGCGACTACACGGTCGCCCTCATCGCCGGTGACAGCGCCGCGTCCAGCGAGATATCGATCACCGCCGAGAGCATCGCCAAGGTGCAGACCACCGCGAAGCCGGCCGGAGAGCACCTGGAGATGGTGTTCCCGATCGCACTGATCGACGGCAGGCTCACCCTGCAGATCGGCGGCTCGGCCGCCGCGCTGGACGCGCTCACCATCACGCGTCAGGCACCGCGCCTCGAAGGCGCACTGCCCACGGTGTACATCGCCGGTGACTCGACCGTGCAGACCTACGCCGACGTCTTCGCCCCGCAGGCGGGCTGGGGGCAGATGATCGACCGGTTCTTCGCCGGCGACATCGCCTTCGCCAACCACGCGATCGGCGGCCGGTCGTCGAAGAACTTCATCACCCAGGGGCGTCTGGACGAGATCCTCCGCGGCATCCGCCCCGGTGACTACCTGTTCGTGCAGTTCGGGCACAACGACGCCACCCAGGGTGTCGACGACCGCTACGCGTCGCCCGCCGATTACAAGGAGTACCTGCGCAGCTACGTGCAGGGTGCACGCCAGCGCGGTGCGACCCCGGTGCTCGTCACCCCGGTCTCGCGGCGCAGCTTCGACGCCGAGACCGGTGAGTTCAACGTCAGCTTCCCCGACTACGTCGCGAAGATGACCGAGCTCGCCCACGAGGAGGTCGTCGACCTCGTCGACCTGTCGGCATCCAGCCGCGCCTACCTGAACGAGATCGGCCCCGAAGCCGCGAAGTCGGTGTTCCTCTGGGTCGACCCTGGCATCTTCCCGAACCGCCCGAGCGGCACCCAGGACGACACGCACTTCCAGGAGTACGGCGCCATCCAGATGGCGCGACTCATCGCGCAGGACGTCGCCGAGCTCGACGACCCGCTCGCCGCGAAGGTCACCGACATCGAGCCCCCGGCATCCGTCCCGGCCGCTCCGGCCGACCTCGTCGCCGGTTCGATCTCGAACGCCGGAGCGCTCTTGAAGTGGAGCGCTTCGGCCACCGCCGACATCTACCGCATCGAGCGTCAGGCGGTCGCCGACCCCGACGAGACCTGGTCGCTGGTGACCACCACGACCCAGACCAGTGCGGTCGTGCAGGGTCTGGCCGAGGGAACCGGCTACCGCTACCGGGTGTTCGCGGTGAACGGCCGCGGCACCTCGGCGGCGTCGAACGTCGTCACGTTCTTCACCAAGCAGGCCAAGTGGAAGTTCGACTTCCAGCTCAGCGGCAACGTGCTGATGACCGGCTACACCGAGGTGAACCCCGACGACGCGTACGACGCCGAGACCGGCTTCGGCTTCCAGACGCCGCTCGCCTCGAACGCGGGGCGCGACCGCGGCACCGCCGGCGGCGCGAACGACATCGAGCGCGACTTCGTCCTTCCCGGCGACAGCTCGACCTTCGTGCTGGACGTTCCCAACGGCACCTACTCGGTGAAGACGTACTCCGGTGACTGGATCGGCACGACCCGCACCAACTTCGACATCGAGGGCCGGTCGTTCGGCTCCGGCAACGCCGGAGCCGGCTCGGTGAACGCCTCGGTGCGAGGCCCCGTGCTCGTCACCGACGGCCAGCTCACCGTGCGCGTGCACGGCTCGGCGGCGGGAACGCGGCTGAACGGCCTCGAGATCACCCCGATCCTTCTGGGACCGGCCGGTCTCTCGGCGACCGAGGTGAACGCCGACCCCGCAGCGCCGACCGTGACGCTCGGCTGGACGGATGAGCCCGATCTGACCTGGAAGGTGTACCGCACCTCCGCGTTCGAGAAGGCGGCGACGCTGCTCGGCGAGACGCCGACGGCATCCTTCACCGACACCACCGCACGACTCGGGCTCGACTACGCGTACCACGTCACCGCGGTCGATCAGACCGGACTCGAGTCGGTGCCCTCGGCATCCGTCGACGTCTCGCTCGTCGACCCCGACGTGACCGTGCCGTCCGCACCCACCGGGGTCGCGGTCGACCACCTCGACAAGCGCGAGATCGCGCTGTCGTGGGCGCAGCCGAGCACCGCGGAGTACGCGATGGTGTTCCGCTCCGAGATCGCCGGAGAGCGCGGCGTGCTCGCCGGGTTCACGGCGACGAACCGATTCGCCGACACTGACGTGCTGACCACCATCCCGTATCACTACACCGTCGTCGCGGTGAACGCGGGAGGCGTCGGCCCCGGCTCGGAGCAGCTGATCACGGATGCCACCACGGTGCTGCAGCGTCAGGCGGAGTTCCTCGACCGCGCCCCGGCGGCCGTCGAGACCGGTGACGGCGTGCTGATCAGCTGGCGGATGCTGGGGACGGATCCCGACGCGATCGGCTTCCACGTCTACCGCGACGGCGAGCGCATCACCGGCGAGCCGATCACCGACTCGACCAACCTGCTCGACGCCGACGGCGACACGGGGTCGAAGTACTTCGTGACCCGTGTGCTGGAGGGTGTCGAGGTCACCGTGACCGACGAGTTCGCTGTGCAGAGCGGCGACCACCTCTCGGTGCCGCTCGACAAGCCGGCCGACGCCTACACGAAGGACGGGCAGCCGTACTCGTACCGTGCGAACGACGCGAGCGTCGGCGATGTGGACGGCGACGGCCAGTACGAGCTGCTGGTGAAGTGGGATCCCACCAACTCGCAGGACAACTCGCGCTCGGGCTACACCGGCAACGTCTACCTGGACGCCTACCGTCTCGACGGGACGCGGCTGTGGCGGATCGATCTCGGCGTGAACATCCGCGCCGGCGCCCACTACACGCAGTTCCAGGTGTTCGACTACGACGGCGACGGCCGTGCCGAGGTGATGATGAAGACCACCGACGGCACGATCGACGGTGTCGGCCAGCCGATCGGCAGCGCCAGCGCCGACTGGCGCAGCAGCGCGGGCTATGTCCTCACCGGACCGGAGTACCTCACCGTCTTCGACGGCGAGACCGGCGCTGCGATCGACACCGTCGACTACGTTCCCGCCCGCGGCGATGTCGGCGCGTGGGGCGACACCTACGGCAACCGGGTCGACCGGTTCCTCGCGGCGACCGCCTATCTCGACGGCGAGCGCCCCAGTGCGGTGTTCAGCCGCGGGTACTACACCCGCGCGGTGCTGGCGGCGTACGACTTCGACGGTGAGAACCTGGTGCAGCGCTGGGTGATCGACTCGAACGACACTGAGAGCGCGGCGCTGTACGGCATGGGCAACCACAACCTGTCGGTGGCGGATGTCGACGGCGACCAGAAGGACGAGATCGTCTTCGGCTCGGCCACGGTCGACGACGACGGCACCCTGCTGTACTCGACCGGGCTCGGCCACGGCGACGCGATCCACCTGTCTGACCTCGTGCCTTCGAACCCCGGGCTGGAGGTGTTCGCCGCGCATGAGGACATGAACCGCTCGGGCAACGTGGGCGCCACCATGCGCGACGCCCGCACGGGCGACGTACTCTGGTCGATCCCGGCCGCCCGCGACACCGGCCGTGCGGCATCCGCCGACATCGATCCCCGGTACGAGGGTGCCGAGGGGTGGGCCGTCGGCGGCGACGCCGCCTGGAACTCCCGCGAGGGGTACCTGATGTCGGCGAGCGGCGAGCGGATCGGAAGCAGCATCCCGGCCGCGAACTTCCTCGCCTGGTTCGACGGCGACCCGCTGCGCGAGATCGTCGACCACGACTGGATGGAGGCGACCCGCACCGGCGTGCCGACGGTGTCGAAGTGGAACCCGCAGACCGGTTCGGCCGAGCCGGTGCTCACCGCGAACGGCGCGCTGTCGAACAACGACACGAAGGGCACGCCCAACCTGCAGGCCGACCTGTTCGGCGACTGGCGCGAAGAGATCGCCTGGCGCTCGGAGGACTCCACCGAGCTGCGGATCTACTCGACGACCGATCCGACCGAGATCCGGCTGCGCACGCTGATGCACGACCCGGTCTACCGCCTGTCGGTGGCCTGGCAGAACACCGGCTACAACCAGCCGCCGCAGACGAGCTTCTTCCTCGGCGACGGGATGGAGCAGCCGCCGGCACCGCGGATCGCCGTGACCGGCGACCCGACCGGCGCCGCCGACACGACGGCACCGGTGATCTCGGGGCTCCCCGACGACGGGATGCTGCTGGCCAGCAGCGCGTCGTACACGGTGGCGGTCACCGCCGACGATCCGGAGTCGGGCGTGCGCAACCTCGACATCGCGTTCGACGGCGAGCCGGTGGCGCCGGGGCAGACGATCGACCTCGACGACCTCGTGGGCCCGCACACGCTGACCGTGAACGCGGTCAACCACGACGGGCTCTCCGCCCGCACCGCGGTGCAGCTGCTCGTGTACGAGGACGAGGGGGCGAAGAAGGCACCCGCTCGCGGTGTGCTCTCCACCGACTCGGGATGGGAGGACGGGCTGCACGACGGCGAGTACACGGTGTCGATGAACCTGTGGCACGGCGTCAACGGCGCCGTGTTCCGCCTGTACGAGAACGGCGAGCTGATCTCGACCGAGCTGCTCGACGCGGACTCACCGAATGCACAGGTGGCGACGGTGCGGGTCTCGGGCAAGGAGAACGGCACCTACGCGTACACCGGTGAGCTGATCAACGCCAACGGCACGACTCAGACCACCTCGGTGCGTGTGAAGGTGACGGATGCCGCACCGGCGGCCCCGGTGATCAGCCATGACAACCACGACAAGGACGGCGAGTACACGATCTCGACCGACCTGTGGTGGGGCACGAACGCGATCGGCTACCGGCTGTTCGAGAACGGCGTCGTGATCGACGAGCAGACCCTGGTCGCCGATTCGCCGAACGCCCAGCACGTGCAGACCCCGATCAGCGGCCGCACCGCCGGGGAGTACGTCTACGTCGCGGAGTTCAGCAATGCCGCCGGTTCGACGACATCGCAGCGGATCACCGTGACCGTGCGCTGA
- a CDS encoding beta-galactosidase, producing the protein MIHTLRYRGWPAPAAASALPHPPEAAQGISVTDRAVLREGTPIVPVSGEIHFSRLPRERWSERLRQMRASGMTLASAYVLWLHHSPAHGVAHFDGALDVGAFIDECAAAGLGVVLRIGPWAHGEARNGGFPDWVQQADVVHRSDDPGYLELVGEWFGQLAAALDGRAEPGGPVLAIQLENELYDRPEHLVTLKRLAREAGMSAPLWTATAWGGAQLPLDEVMPLFGGYGDGFWADPADDWDPSFRAHYFPSHEWDDPGVGADVRATQGFDAAATASCAGSLGGFPPATCELGGGMATAYHRRPVLDGRDIAALAQVKIGNGSAWQGYYMYVGGRNPGPGMQETQDTGYPNDMTEWSYDFHAPIGQSGDLHESATLLRAQHAFLAAFGDRLGGMTSSLPDERPQDLDDTTTLRWALRSDGAEGFCVITHHQPHVAVETVRDVQLRIELPGETLLVPSRPVDIPPGTLARWPIGLRVGDARLRWATGSALTLLPGGILVLAADAGIPVEVAAGDEPPVIVEPGVHEIGGMTLLVLDSADDAWVLGEQLWRCDGELLWDGGRIEVRDATRLHRFDPASRDWADVPVAPVLAPSVAVTTRLVRPGSAVPADYGFGGARHRAPSAEAFDEHAAVFAVEVPGWTGDAVLDIDWAGDAAQLRIDGETVDDRFWDGTRWSVALRDLGARPGSGITLHVLGLSAESTVWLPARARDRLDATDGMLLAVDAVRLRQRASTPVAG; encoded by the coding sequence ATGATCCACACCCTCCGCTACCGCGGGTGGCCGGCGCCTGCCGCCGCGAGCGCCCTGCCGCATCCCCCCGAGGCGGCGCAGGGCATCAGCGTGACCGACCGGGCCGTGCTGCGCGAGGGCACGCCGATCGTCCCTGTGTCGGGCGAGATCCATTTCAGCCGGCTGCCGCGCGAGCGCTGGTCCGAACGGCTGCGGCAGATGCGCGCCTCGGGCATGACCCTGGCCTCGGCGTACGTGCTGTGGCTGCATCACTCCCCCGCACACGGCGTCGCGCACTTCGACGGTGCGCTCGATGTGGGCGCGTTCATCGATGAATGCGCCGCCGCCGGGCTCGGCGTGGTGCTGCGGATCGGCCCGTGGGCGCACGGCGAGGCGCGCAACGGCGGCTTTCCCGACTGGGTGCAGCAGGCCGACGTCGTGCATCGCAGCGACGACCCCGGCTATCTCGAACTGGTCGGCGAGTGGTTCGGCCAGCTGGCCGCCGCGCTGGACGGACGCGCCGAACCGGGTGGCCCGGTGCTCGCGATCCAGCTTGAGAACGAGCTGTACGACCGCCCCGAGCACCTCGTCACGCTCAAGCGGCTCGCACGCGAGGCCGGCATGTCGGCACCGCTGTGGACCGCCACCGCCTGGGGCGGGGCGCAGCTGCCACTGGATGAGGTCATGCCGCTGTTCGGCGGGTACGGCGACGGCTTCTGGGCCGACCCTGCGGACGACTGGGACCCCTCATTCCGTGCGCACTACTTCCCCTCGCACGAGTGGGACGACCCCGGTGTGGGTGCCGACGTGCGGGCGACGCAGGGGTTCGACGCCGCGGCGACGGCATCCTGTGCGGGATCGCTGGGCGGATTCCCGCCCGCGACCTGCGAGCTGGGCGGCGGTATGGCCACCGCCTATCATCGTCGTCCCGTACTCGACGGCCGCGACATCGCCGCGCTCGCACAGGTGAAGATCGGCAACGGCTCGGCCTGGCAGGGCTACTACATGTACGTCGGCGGCCGGAACCCCGGCCCCGGGATGCAGGAGACGCAGGACACCGGCTACCCGAACGACATGACGGAGTGGAGCTACGACTTCCACGCCCCGATCGGCCAGTCCGGCGACCTGCACGAGTCGGCGACACTGCTGCGCGCGCAGCACGCCTTCCTGGCCGCCTTCGGCGATCGGCTCGGCGGGATGACCTCGAGCCTGCCCGACGAGCGCCCGCAGGATCTCGATGACACGACGACGCTGCGCTGGGCGCTGCGCTCCGACGGCGCCGAGGGCTTCTGCGTGATCACGCACCACCAGCCGCACGTGGCCGTCGAGACCGTGCGTGACGTGCAGCTGCGGATCGAGCTGCCGGGCGAGACGCTGCTCGTGCCGAGCCGGCCGGTCGACATCCCGCCCGGCACGCTGGCGCGCTGGCCGATCGGGCTGCGGGTGGGCGATGCGCGGTTGAGGTGGGCGACGGGTTCGGCATTGACGCTGCTGCCGGGCGGCATCCTCGTGCTGGCGGCGGACGCCGGCATCCCCGTCGAGGTCGCCGCCGGCGACGAGCCACCGGTGATCGTCGAACCCGGCGTGCACGAGATCGGCGGGATGACGCTGCTCGTGCTCGACTCCGCCGACGACGCGTGGGTGCTCGGCGAGCAGCTGTGGCGGTGCGACGGCGAGCTGCTGTGGGACGGTGGGCGGATCGAGGTGCGGGATGCCACTCGCCTGCACCGGTTCGACCCGGCGAGCCGCGACTGGGCCGACGTGCCGGTCGCCCCGGTGCTGGCACCGTCGGTCGCGGTAACAACGCGGCTCGTCCGCCCGGGGAGCGCCGTGCCCGCCGACTACGGATTCGGCGGTGCCCGCCATCGCGCCCCCTCGGCCGAGGCGTTCGACGAGCACGCGGCGGTGTTCGCAGTCGAGGTGCCCGGCTGGACCGGCGATGCCGTGCTCGACATCGACTGGGCGGGCGATGCGGCACAGCTGCGCATCGATGGCGAGACGGTCGACGACCGGTTCTGGGACGGCACCCGCTGGTCGGTCGCGCTGCGCGACCTCGGCGCCCGACCCGGCAGCGGGATCACCCTGCACGTGCTGGGGCTGTCGGCCGAGTCGACGGTGTGGCTGCCGGCGCGCGCACGAGACCGCTTGGACGCCACCGACGGGATGCTGCTCGCCGTCGACGCCGTGCGCCTGCGGCAGCGGGCGAGCACGCCGGTCGCCGGGTAG